The DNA sequence TCCTGTAAAGTACATTCACAATGCCAGGGGTTGTTGGACAGGCGGATCATGGCATTCAAGTTGACTAGGGCTTCCTTTGGGATCCTCTGGATATGATTCCCAGAGAGATCCAGCAGACGCAAGCCATCGGCAACCCCCTTGAATGCTGCGGAATCAATcttctcaatggcatttttagagAGGTCTATCTCTTGTAAGTGGGCAAGATGCCGGAACGTGCTGTTGGGAACGGCAGTAATTTTATTTGCGTCCAGCTTTAGAAACATGGTGTCTTTGGGAATGTCCCTTGGAATCTCTTGCAAGTTGCTGGCGCTGCACAGAACTGCTGTCGCTTCTGAGTAGTTGGTACACTGACACTGCTCAGGGCAGGAGGTACAATAGGAAGGGAcacagaagaggaggaagaagagagcttGGGAGCAGAACCATAGCATGGGCCAAGATGCCTCAGCTGCCAGAAACATGCTGGTCATCCAGTCAGCCGTCTGCAGTCCTGCATGGCTGCTAAGGCAAAGAAAAGGAGGCTTTTCCACAGCCTTCAGAACTGGGAATTCCCACAGTGCTTGCTTCAGATATCTGGTGACCGTTCCTCAACAAACCCAGGCCTGGTAGACTCTCTTCTTATCCTTCAGAGCAAAGACAGATAGTCAAGGAACTTCGATGTGACAGGCAATATAAACATAacagaagaaaataagaaaagttAGATTGGAGACCGATCTAGATCAGCAATATGTTGATCAACCAGATGGCTATGGAAAGCACACAAGGAGGAAGACAACTGCAGTAGCATCCTCCCACCTGTGATCCCTAGCAACTGGTATTCAAAATCATATTGTTTctattgtttttgttctatgCATTCTGACTGATAGGTGACTCTAAGGTGACCCTATGATGAAGcccctattgaaacagctccactggctgccgataagtttccggtcccaattcaaagtgcatcacctataaagccctacatggtttgggtccagtctATCTTTGTGACAACATGAACTTGTGCGGGCTCTAAGATCTCGGGGGACACCCTCCTCTTGGTCTCCTCCTTCTTTagtgcagttggtgggaatgagggagagggccttctcagtggtggccccccggctctggaacattCTCCCCAGTGAACTTAGACAAGCCCCTGTACTACAACACTTAGGAAATAGTtagaaacttggtttttccagcaTTTGATAACATTTCAACAATAACCAGAACTGATTGCCAATCACTTGgtactttatatttatattctgtgcgTTCAGCTGAGCTGCTATATTGATTACACAGATCTTTAAaccaattctattttaatagaggttgttttatccaaTCTGTATACTTGGTTTAtgtgatgttattattgttttcatgttgatgtattttattttatgtattatgtattttatttatggcatctttgtgtgctattcTGTAAGCCTCCTCGAGTCTCTACgggagtttttttgtgtgtgtatcaggagcgacttgagaaattgcaagttgcttctggtgtgagagaattggccatctgcaaggacattgccaggggatgccaggatattttaccattttgtgggaggcttctctcatgtccccgcaacttcaaagcctggctgatttctgcctgagggaatcctttgttggaaggtgttagctgctcctgatttattcatgtctggaatttccctgtttcatTCCCTGTAaatcccaataaaggattcccccaggcaggaattaaccaggctttgaagctgcaaggcttttcaatcctaaccaaggtgattaattgcaacattcacacctgcttccaacagacaagggttctttcttccagtctggactttccacagatatataaacctcacttgcccagtttccaacaaacttctcaacctctgaggatgcttgccatagatgtggatgaaacatcaggagagaatgcttctggaacatgaccagacagcctggaaaacccgcAGCAACCCGGAGAGAGCATTATTTGCAAGAGCAAACCACTGAGTGTTAGGAGATTCTCTCTAACTAAACAATTAGAGAACTTTAAATTCAGTTATAAGTGTCACAGCTGCATTGTATGAaactttgggatt is a window from the Anolis carolinensis isolate JA03-04 chromosome 3, rAnoCar3.1.pri, whole genome shotgun sequence genome containing:
- the lrrc3 gene encoding leucine-rich repeat-containing protein 3, which codes for MTSMFLAAEASWPMLWFCSQALFFLLFCVPSYCTSCPEQCQCTNYSEATAVLCSASNLQEIPRDIPKDTMFLKLDANKITAVPNSTFRHLAHLQEIDLSKNAIEKIDSAAFKGVADGLRLLDLSGNHIQRIPKEALVNLNAMIRLSNNPWHCECTLQEVLWEVKLDPDSVNETTCQTSVQEEYTGKPLLHILDSRFCNMHQKTTDVAMFVTMFSWFTLVISYVVYYVRHNQEDTRKHLEYLKSLPSTRVPKETISMIL